Proteins co-encoded in one Acidobacteriota bacterium genomic window:
- a CDS encoding M20/M25/M40 family metallo-hydrolase, whose translation MCVVVASVTSCAALAAGLSDEEQGKAWWAHVQYLADDSMRGRSTGSEEYLKAAAYVVDKFKSYGLEPAGINGGFYQPVKFDVQRVIADKSSMSLVADGKVEPLVLGTDALIGPRSAELGKIDAPLVFIGYGLHLPESKYDDFNSPEVPASSLKGKVVVYINGGPADLPGPLKSYARTAPFIKALRDTGALGAIAIPTPKSMDFGWQRMASGASQAGMRLSATPDAAAVAAKHPALIDYYGTMLSAVFNPAEAEKLFAGSGHSFAELLALADAQKPLPRFALNKSVRAAVVGEQSTVESPNIVAKLEGSDPKLKKEYIVVSAHLDHLGVGAPIHGKTIYNGAMDDASGVASVLETAKAFSESKMRPKRSILFVIFTAEEKGLLGSRYFAGHPTVPEGSIKAALNLDMFMPLFALKKLHVQGLEQSTLQMDAKKVGEAHHIVVAGDPEPDRNSFIRTDQYSFVQAGVPALAFKFGWEAGSPEYKAWRGWLAERYHSTADDLSQPVDLVAAARFNSFFYDLARTVADDPAMQHYLDTSFFKRFER comes from the coding sequence ATGTGTGTTGTGGTTGCGAGTGTGACGAGTTGTGCTGCGCTGGCCGCTGGCTTGAGCGACGAAGAGCAGGGCAAGGCGTGGTGGGCGCATGTGCAGTATCTGGCGGACGATTCGATGCGCGGGCGGTCGACGGGCAGCGAAGAGTATCTGAAAGCTGCGGCATATGTCGTCGACAAGTTCAAGTCGTATGGACTGGAGCCTGCGGGAATCAACGGAGGGTTTTATCAACCGGTAAAGTTCGATGTGCAGCGCGTGATAGCGGACAAGTCTTCGATGAGCCTTGTGGCCGATGGCAAGGTTGAACCGCTGGTGCTGGGCACGGACGCGTTGATCGGCCCGCGTTCAGCGGAGTTGGGGAAGATCGATGCGCCGCTGGTGTTTATCGGCTATGGCCTGCATCTTCCGGAGTCGAAGTACGACGACTTCAACTCGCCAGAGGTGCCGGCCAGTTCGTTGAAGGGCAAGGTGGTCGTCTACATCAATGGCGGCCCGGCCGATCTGCCGGGGCCCTTGAAGTCGTATGCGCGGACTGCGCCGTTTATCAAAGCGCTGCGCGATACAGGAGCTTTGGGCGCGATTGCAATCCCGACGCCGAAGTCCATGGACTTCGGCTGGCAGCGCATGGCGAGTGGGGCATCGCAGGCTGGAATGCGACTGTCGGCTACGCCCGACGCAGCGGCAGTCGCGGCGAAACACCCTGCGCTCATCGACTACTACGGGACGATGTTGTCGGCGGTCTTCAATCCTGCGGAGGCCGAGAAGCTGTTTGCCGGAAGCGGTCACAGCTTTGCGGAGCTGCTTGCGCTGGCGGATGCGCAGAAGCCGCTGCCGCGGTTTGCGCTGAACAAGAGCGTACGCGCAGCGGTTGTGGGCGAGCAGTCGACGGTGGAGTCGCCGAATATCGTGGCGAAGCTCGAGGGATCGGATCCAAAGCTGAAGAAGGAGTACATCGTCGTCTCGGCGCACCTCGATCACCTGGGTGTTGGCGCTCCGATACATGGCAAGACGATCTACAACGGGGCAATGGACGATGCTTCGGGCGTCGCAAGCGTACTTGAAACGGCGAAGGCCTTCAGCGAATCGAAGATGCGGCCGAAGCGGTCGATTCTCTTCGTCATCTTCACTGCCGAGGAGAAGGGGCTACTCGGCTCGCGTTACTTTGCAGGGCACCCGACCGTGCCGGAGGGGTCGATCAAGGCGGCGTTGAATCTCGACATGTTCATGCCGCTGTTTGCGCTGAAGAAACTGCACGTTCAAGGGCTGGAGCAATCGACGCTTCAGATGGATGCGAAGAAGGTGGGTGAAGCTCATCACATCGTGGTGGCGGGCGACCCGGAGCCTGATCGCAACTCGTTCATTCGTACCGATCAGTACAGCTTTGTGCAGGCAGGTGTACCTGCGCTGGCGTTCAAGTTCGGCTGGGAGGCCGGATCGCCGGAGTACAAGGCCTGGCGCGGGTGGCTGGCGGAGCGGTATCACTCTACGGCTGACGATCTCTCGCAGCCGGTGGATCTGGTCGCCGCTGCGCGGTTCAACAGCTTCTTTTACGATCTGGCGCGGACGGTGGCGGATGATCCGGCGATGCAGCATTATCTCGATACGAGCTTCTTCAAGCGGTTTGAGCGGTAG
- a CDS encoding response regulator transcription factor, producing the protein MQVLIVEDDAALGVFLEKGLKLEGHEVSWVGDGEAALEHARLHRPDLMVLDLSLPKKDGVEVLEELQGQLEGTAVLVLTGRSMLEERIRCLNLGADDCLLKPFSFHELTARCRALLRRKKRYADPMLRHGDVELNRMERRVMRSGKNVELTVKEFGLLEYLMQRQGRCCGRAELLREVWQMSPDAGTNVVDVYVNYLRKKLGAVASADEADGHSVIETVRGEGYRVKSVAARKPVASVAAFAGAAAMVGA; encoded by the coding sequence ATGCAGGTTTTAATTGTTGAAGACGATGCTGCTTTGGGTGTTTTTCTTGAGAAGGGGCTGAAGCTCGAGGGCCATGAGGTTTCGTGGGTGGGGGATGGCGAGGCGGCGCTGGAGCACGCGCGGCTGCATCGGCCCGATCTGATGGTGCTGGATCTGAGCCTTCCAAAGAAGGACGGCGTTGAGGTTCTGGAAGAGCTGCAAGGTCAGCTCGAGGGAACGGCCGTGCTGGTACTGACGGGAAGAAGCATGCTCGAAGAGAGGATACGGTGCCTGAATCTGGGCGCGGACGATTGTCTGCTGAAGCCGTTCAGCTTTCATGAGCTGACGGCGCGGTGCAGGGCGCTGCTGCGCAGGAAGAAGCGCTACGCCGACCCGATGCTGCGCCATGGCGACGTGGAGCTGAACCGGATGGAGCGCCGCGTGATGCGCTCGGGGAAGAACGTCGAGCTTACAGTGAAGGAGTTTGGCCTGCTGGAGTACCTGATGCAGCGGCAGGGAAGGTGCTGCGGCCGCGCGGAGTTGCTGCGCGAAGTTTGGCAGATGTCTCCCGACGCGGGGACGAACGTCGTCGATGTGTATGTGAACTATCTGCGGAAGAAGCTGGGCGCGGTAGCGTCGGCGGACGAGGCGGATGGCCACTCGGTGATTGAGACGGTGCGCGGCGAGGGGTACCGGGTGAAGAGCGTTGCCGCCAGGAAGCCGGTTGCGAGTGTGGCGGCGTTTGCCGGCGCAGCCGCGATGGTGGGTGCGTGA
- the lexA gene encoding transcriptional repressor LexA: protein MAITRRQKEVIDFLSGFTQKNGYSPSYEEIASGLGLSSLATVHKHITNLQNKGLLQRAHNRSRSIDVLPARSRRSGERLPLLGRIAAGKPVEAIETAESISLGDIIGNREVFALEVRGDSMRDEHIVSGDYVLVERTRTAREGEIIVALVDGSDATLKRFYREGNMIRLQPSNTEMAPIFAPADSVSIQGKVLGVLRKYA, encoded by the coding sequence ATGGCTATCACGCGGCGGCAAAAAGAGGTCATCGACTTTCTCTCCGGCTTCACGCAGAAGAACGGCTACTCCCCCTCCTACGAGGAGATCGCCAGCGGGCTTGGCCTGAGCTCGCTCGCCACCGTGCACAAGCACATCACCAATCTCCAGAACAAGGGCCTCTTGCAGCGCGCCCACAACCGCAGCCGCTCCATCGATGTCCTGCCTGCCCGCTCGAGACGCAGCGGAGAGCGCCTGCCCCTGCTCGGCCGCATCGCCGCCGGCAAACCCGTCGAGGCCATCGAGACCGCCGAGAGCATCTCGCTCGGCGACATCATCGGCAACCGCGAGGTCTTCGCCCTCGAGGTTCGCGGCGACTCCATGCGCGACGAGCACATCGTCTCCGGAGACTACGTCCTGGTCGAGCGCACCCGCACCGCCCGCGAAGGGGAGATCATCGTCGCACTCGTCGACGGCTCCGACGCCACTCTCAAGCGCTTCTACCGCGAAGGAAACATGATCCGCCTCCAACCCTCAAACACCGAGATGGCACCCATCTTCGCCCCCGCCGACAGCGTCAGCATCCAGGGCAAGGTTCTCGGCGTCCTCCGCAAATACGCCTGA
- a CDS encoding efflux RND transporter periplasmic adaptor subunit encodes MATQRKQKRKLWIWGGLTAVVVAVILGVAVAARGNSAKLEPSQLGKVEKGDIARSVVATGKVQPITKVELKSKASGIVTRLDVDINQRVKQGQVLAQLDQVEIIAQVNAQKAQLAAAESNARAAQAAIQYDKVNAEAPDLPMYKNTYERALSMSKDGVVSQQALDDAQQKYLAAANTRDKAVAQISVDTSKLHQAQAQVQQSQASLKQLEEQLSYTTITSPMDGVILSRDVELGDAVSSILVMGSTATLVMTIGDTTQVYVQGKVDESDIGKVYMGQPARIKVESFKDKTFLGKVTKIAPLGVEKDNVTTFEVRVSIDNPGGELKANMTANAEILLEEHKGVLTVPEQAVMYDKDRNASVEVPDQNDKKGRRKVSIKTGISNGTRTEILSGLKQGDTVILQQ; translated from the coding sequence TTGGCTACACAGCGGAAACAAAAGCGGAAACTCTGGATATGGGGCGGCCTCACCGCCGTCGTCGTCGCCGTCATACTCGGGGTCGCGGTCGCCGCACGCGGCAACAGCGCCAAGCTTGAGCCCTCGCAGCTCGGCAAGGTAGAAAAAGGCGACATCGCCCGCTCCGTTGTGGCGACCGGCAAGGTCCAGCCCATCACCAAGGTCGAGCTGAAGTCCAAGGCTTCCGGCATCGTCACGCGCCTCGATGTCGACATCAACCAGCGCGTCAAGCAGGGCCAGGTCCTCGCGCAGCTCGACCAGGTCGAGATCATCGCCCAGGTTAACGCGCAGAAGGCCCAGCTCGCCGCGGCCGAATCCAACGCCCGCGCCGCGCAGGCCGCCATCCAGTACGACAAGGTCAACGCCGAGGCGCCCGACCTGCCCATGTACAAGAACACCTACGAGCGCGCCCTCTCCATGTCCAAGGATGGCGTCGTCTCCCAGCAGGCGCTCGACGACGCGCAGCAGAAGTACCTCGCCGCCGCCAACACCCGCGACAAGGCCGTCGCACAGATCTCCGTCGACACCTCCAAGCTCCACCAGGCGCAGGCGCAGGTCCAGCAGTCCCAGGCCTCTCTCAAGCAGCTTGAAGAGCAGCTCAGCTACACCACCATCACCTCGCCCATGGACGGAGTCATCCTCTCCCGCGACGTTGAGCTTGGCGACGCGGTCAGCTCCATCCTCGTCATGGGCTCGACGGCAACTCTCGTCATGACCATTGGCGACACCACCCAGGTCTACGTTCAGGGTAAGGTCGACGAGAGCGACATCGGCAAGGTTTACATGGGCCAGCCCGCCCGCATCAAGGTCGAATCCTTCAAGGACAAGACCTTCCTCGGCAAAGTCACCAAGATCGCGCCTCTGGGAGTTGAGAAGGATAATGTCACCACCTTTGAGGTTCGCGTCTCCATCGACAACCCCGGCGGTGAGCTCAAGGCCAACATGACCGCCAATGCCGAGATCCTCCTCGAAGAGCACAAGGGCGTCCTCACCGTCCCCGAGCAGGCCGTCATGTACGACAAGGACCGCAACGCCTCCGTGGAAGTCCCCGACCAGAACGACAAAAAGGGCCGCCGCAAGGTCTCCATCAAGACGGGTATCTCCAACGGGACCCGCACGGAGATCCTCTCGGGACTCAAGCAGGGCGATACCGTCATCCTTCAGCAATAA
- a CDS encoding DUF4097 family beta strand repeat protein — MNARILLASASLALTTAAFAADRTFERNLTVSGAPNVSVQTGSGYIRLKPGSDNQIHITGHVHGNNGWMSGGGNVESRVNQIADNPPIQQNGNEIIIGQRHGDNDLFRNISIDYDVTLPRTSNINAATGSGDMTIDNVGATLKAQSGSGSVRASGIQGTATLGTGSGDVELHESGPGDVKAETGSGSVRLHGVNGALKASTGSGDIEVQGNPSTDWKLSTGSGSIHMDLGSGAKFNLVADTGSGSVNVAQPISMQGSLNRHHISGTVNGGGATIRANTGSGDISIR; from the coding sequence ATGAACGCACGCATCCTGCTGGCCTCAGCCAGCCTCGCCCTCACCACCGCGGCCTTTGCAGCCGACCGCACCTTCGAACGCAACCTCACAGTCTCGGGCGCGCCTAACGTTTCAGTCCAAACCGGCTCGGGATACATCCGCCTCAAGCCCGGCTCCGACAATCAGATTCACATCACCGGTCACGTTCACGGCAACAACGGCTGGATGAGCGGCGGCGGCAACGTCGAGTCCCGCGTCAATCAAATCGCCGACAATCCTCCCATCCAGCAGAACGGGAATGAGATCATTATCGGCCAGCGTCACGGCGATAACGATCTCTTCCGCAACATCTCCATCGACTACGACGTCACTCTCCCCCGCACGTCCAACATCAACGCCGCCACCGGCTCAGGCGATATGACCATCGACAACGTCGGCGCCACCCTCAAGGCCCAGAGCGGCTCAGGCTCCGTTCGCGCCAGCGGTATCCAGGGCACAGCCACCCTCGGCACTGGTTCCGGCGATGTCGAGCTTCACGAGTCCGGCCCGGGCGACGTCAAGGCCGAGACCGGCTCAGGCTCCGTTCGCCTCCACGGCGTCAACGGCGCTCTCAAGGCCTCCACCGGCTCCGGAGATATCGAAGTCCAGGGCAACCCCTCCACCGACTGGAAGCTCTCTACTGGCTCCGGCTCCATCCACATGGACCTAGGTAGCGGAGCGAAGTTCAACCTGGTCGCCGATACAGGTTCGGGTTCGGTCAACGTCGCACAACCCATCTCCATGCAGGGCTCGCTCAATCGCCACCATATCTCCGGCACCGTCAACGGAGGCGGAGCCACCATCCGCGCCAACACCGGCTCCGGAGATATCTCCATCCGATAA
- a CDS encoding FAD-dependent oxidoreductase, with protein sequence MAASNSTAAKTTCCIVGGGPAGMMLGFLLARAGVDVTVLEKHNDFFRDFRGDTIHPSTLELMYELGLLDQLLKIRHSKIRKAAVRLGDQTFTVADLSHLHTHAKYIALMPQWDFLSFLASEAAKLPTFTLRMGHEVTGLMQNNGTTIGVIAKTADGTVEIPATLTVGCDGRHATSREAAHLPVVEEGVPIDVLWLRLPRHDSDPENGLGYVNYGRLMVLINRIDYFQVAYLIAKGTFPQIQEAGLAAFQQSITRIVPFLADRVSEVDSWDKVKLLTVQVNRLQKWSSPGLLCIGDAAHAMSPVGGIGINIALQDAVATANLLSEALRSNSLTPHHLADVQRYREKAVKRTQTFQVFAHRILNRILLNPGPVKAPLIFRFIVNFPGLKYLTARVIGVGLQPEHIASSSESL encoded by the coding sequence ATGGCTGCCTCCAACAGTACCGCCGCAAAGACCACCTGTTGCATCGTCGGCGGAGGCCCCGCCGGCATGATGCTCGGTTTTCTCCTGGCCCGCGCCGGAGTGGACGTGACGGTACTTGAGAAACACAACGACTTCTTCCGCGACTTCCGCGGCGACACCATTCACCCATCGACTCTCGAATTGATGTATGAGCTTGGCCTTCTCGACCAACTCCTGAAGATCAGGCACTCCAAGATCAGGAAAGCAGCCGTGCGGCTCGGCGACCAGACGTTCACGGTTGCTGACTTGAGCCACCTTCATACCCATGCGAAATATATTGCCCTGATGCCGCAGTGGGACTTCTTGAGCTTTCTGGCCTCGGAGGCCGCAAAACTCCCCACCTTCACGCTTCGCATGGGACACGAAGTAACTGGGCTCATGCAGAACAACGGCACAACAATCGGTGTGATCGCAAAGACAGCCGATGGCACCGTAGAGATTCCTGCAACTCTCACGGTCGGCTGCGACGGGCGCCATGCCACTTCACGCGAGGCTGCCCACCTGCCCGTCGTCGAAGAAGGCGTTCCGATCGACGTGCTCTGGCTGCGGCTGCCACGCCATGACTCCGATCCTGAAAACGGACTTGGCTATGTCAACTATGGCCGCCTGATGGTCCTGATCAACCGCATCGACTACTTCCAGGTCGCCTACCTGATCGCCAAGGGCACGTTCCCGCAGATACAGGAGGCTGGCCTGGCGGCCTTCCAGCAGAGCATAACGCGAATCGTTCCATTTCTCGCCGACCGCGTAAGCGAGGTTGATTCGTGGGACAAGGTGAAGCTGCTTACGGTGCAGGTAAACCGTCTTCAGAAGTGGTCTTCGCCGGGTCTGCTCTGCATAGGCGATGCGGCACATGCAATGTCGCCGGTCGGCGGGATCGGCATTAACATTGCGCTCCAGGATGCAGTTGCTACCGCGAATCTGCTCTCTGAGGCGCTGCGTTCAAACTCGCTTACGCCGCATCATCTCGCCGACGTACAGCGCTACCGCGAGAAGGCTGTCAAACGCACACAGACCTTCCAGGTGTTTGCACATCGCATTCTTAACCGCATCCTGCTGAACCCGGGGCCTGTGAAGGCGCCGCTGATCTTTCGTTTTATCGTGAACTTTCCAGGGCTCAAGTACCTTACGGCACGTGTGATCGGCGTCGGGCTGCAACCGGAGCATATCGCAAGTAGCTCAGAATCTCTTTGA
- a CDS encoding glucose 1-dehydrogenase: MAKLANKVAVVTGASKGIGAAIAKQLAKDGASVVVNYASSKEGAEKVVAEIKAAGGNAVAIGGSVADDAQTVKLFEETKKAYGKVDILVNNAGVYAFVPLENVTAEEYARQYNTNVLGLLQATREAVKLFPAEGGSVVNISSVVSTFAPPASSIYSGTKGAVDTITKVLAKELAPKKIRVNAINPGFVVTEGTETSGIAGTEQEAFFISLTPLGRAGQPDDIALPTAFLASDDARWITGEIIKVGGGAGM; this comes from the coding sequence ATGGCAAAACTGGCAAATAAAGTGGCGGTTGTGACGGGAGCGAGCAAGGGTATTGGCGCTGCGATTGCGAAGCAGCTTGCAAAGGACGGCGCCAGCGTCGTCGTGAACTATGCTTCATCGAAGGAAGGTGCCGAGAAGGTTGTTGCCGAGATCAAAGCTGCGGGGGGCAATGCAGTTGCCATCGGCGGATCGGTTGCAGACGATGCCCAGACGGTAAAGCTCTTTGAAGAGACGAAGAAGGCTTATGGAAAGGTCGACATTCTGGTGAATAACGCAGGCGTGTACGCGTTTGTACCGCTGGAGAATGTTACGGCTGAGGAGTATGCCCGCCAGTACAACACCAATGTTCTTGGTCTTCTGCAGGCGACGCGCGAGGCGGTCAAACTGTTTCCCGCGGAGGGTGGCAGCGTGGTGAACATTAGCTCGGTGGTCAGCACGTTTGCGCCGCCGGCTTCGAGCATCTACAGCGGAACCAAGGGCGCCGTCGATACGATCACCAAGGTTCTGGCCAAGGAGCTGGCTCCGAAGAAGATTCGGGTGAATGCCATCAACCCTGGCTTCGTCGTTACGGAAGGTACGGAGACAAGCGGCATTGCGGGTACAGAGCAGGAAGCCTTCTTTATCTCTCTCACGCCGCTCGGGCGCGCAGGACAGCCGGACGATATCGCTCTTCCTACTGCCTTCCTTGCCTCCGATGATGCGCGCTGGATCACCGGGGAGATTATCAAAGTGGGTGGCGGCGCAGGGATGTGA
- a CDS encoding flagellar biosynthesis protein FlgB: protein MQVTTALSEALWRYLDLTTEQMKLTAGNMANVDTPGYKTQGFDFEQEFSRQLATVGDQALRPAASQDVDGLVTRPDGNNVSMDREGIELAKSQLRFRLGVELLKHEYSNVMSAIHAEAR from the coding sequence ATGCAGGTGACGACGGCTTTGAGCGAGGCGCTGTGGCGCTATCTCGACCTGACCACGGAGCAGATGAAGTTGACCGCGGGCAATATGGCCAACGTGGACACTCCTGGCTACAAGACGCAGGGGTTCGATTTCGAGCAGGAGTTTTCGCGGCAGCTTGCGACGGTGGGCGATCAGGCGTTGCGGCCGGCGGCCTCGCAGGATGTGGACGGCCTGGTGACGCGACCAGATGGCAACAACGTTTCGATGGACCGCGAAGGGATTGAGTTGGCGAAGTCACAGTTGCGGTTTCGACTGGGCGTGGAGCTGCTCAAGCATGAGTACTCGAATGTGATGAGCGCGATCCACGCTGAGGCGAGGTAA
- a CDS encoding voltage-gated chloride channel family protein, giving the protein MSAFVSVLNRQLHLLTHTLRWILLATLAGILGGTASALLLVSLNWATDTRESHRWIIALLPLAGLAIGLVYFYLGKSVEGGNNLILDEIHTEITRTSRSPRTIPARMTPLILLGTVVTHLFGGSAGREGTAIQTGASLADQVTRILRRLRIYFPEHDRRALLMAGISAGFGSVFGTPLAGAVFGLEVLTIGSVGYDAILPCFVGAFAGDYTTHLWGVHHTIYTVTATSPLNPASMGSAIVAGVIFGLTALLFARCTHAVSALFKRSIDFAPLRPFVGGVLVALAVFAIHTTKYIGLGIPTIVAAFSEHLPRYDFAAKFAFTSLTLGSGFKGGEVTPLFFIGATLGNALSSVLPLPSSLLAAMGFVAVFAGAANTPIAGGLMALELFGPEAGAFAAIACVVSYLFSGHRGIYHAQKLGLHKHPKRQSLDSMTESRESHAPTQVR; this is encoded by the coding sequence ATGTCTGCTTTTGTGTCCGTTCTGAATCGTCAACTCCACCTTCTTACTCACACCCTGCGCTGGATTCTTCTGGCTACGCTTGCCGGTATTCTCGGCGGCACGGCTTCGGCGCTGCTGCTCGTCAGCCTCAACTGGGCCACGGACACGCGCGAGTCGCACCGCTGGATCATCGCGCTGCTTCCGCTGGCGGGGCTGGCCATCGGGCTGGTCTACTTCTACCTCGGCAAATCGGTCGAAGGCGGAAACAATCTTATCCTCGACGAGATCCATACCGAGATCACTCGCACTTCGCGCTCGCCCCGGACGATTCCCGCGCGCATGACGCCGCTGATCCTCCTCGGCACCGTCGTCACGCATCTCTTCGGCGGTTCGGCAGGACGCGAGGGGACGGCGATTCAGACCGGGGCTTCGCTCGCCGACCAGGTCACGCGCATTCTCCGGCGCCTGCGCATTTACTTCCCCGAGCACGACCGCCGCGCCCTGCTGATGGCAGGCATCAGCGCGGGCTTCGGCTCCGTTTTCGGCACTCCACTCGCGGGAGCAGTCTTTGGCCTCGAGGTCCTCACCATCGGCAGCGTCGGCTACGACGCCATCCTCCCCTGCTTCGTCGGAGCCTTTGCAGGCGACTACACCACGCACCTGTGGGGAGTGCACCACACCATCTACACCGTCACCGCGACCTCGCCGCTCAACCCGGCGAGCATGGGCTCGGCCATCGTGGCGGGCGTCATCTTCGGCCTGACCGCGCTGCTCTTTGCCAGATGCACGCACGCGGTCAGCGCTCTCTTCAAGCGTTCGATCGACTTTGCCCCGCTGCGCCCCTTCGTCGGGGGCGTCCTGGTTGCGCTCGCCGTCTTCGCGATTCACACGACGAAATACATCGGCCTTGGCATTCCCACCATCGTCGCTGCCTTCTCCGAACATCTGCCGCGCTACGACTTCGCCGCGAAGTTCGCCTTCACATCTCTCACCCTGGGCTCCGGCTTCAAGGGTGGCGAGGTCACGCCGCTTTTCTTTATCGGCGCAACGCTCGGTAACGCGCTCTCAAGCGTCCTTCCCTTGCCATCATCGCTGCTCGCCGCGATGGGCTTCGTCGCCGTCTTCGCCGGAGCGGCAAACACTCCCATAGCAGGCGGCCTGATGGCGCTCGAACTCTTCGGCCCCGAAGCGGGAGCCTTTGCCGCGATCGCCTGCGTCG
- a CDS encoding sigma-54-dependent Fis family transcriptional regulator has translation MLEQGVLDGASVRTVVLASADAALRQRLRSSLTDLRWEVFEAAGGAEAIARLEAVRPEALLMDSWLPDLEASEFAGQIRMMYPAVELMGIDGGMEGSARSPRRNELLHALREAQGAAMADTAVWKAAPVAVPSVAHRRPVVDAVERSAATSVEAVQLLPGMVGASELMRELADLIKLVAPRSTTVLIEGETGTGKEVVAKAVHKLSERVGKPFVVLNCAAIPEALLEAELFGHARGAFTGAVQSRTGRIEAAHGGTLFLDEIGEMPLALQAKMLRFLEYGELQRVGDNETMRVNVRVIAATHQPLEQRAEEKSFRLDLYHRLAVFPVEVPALRARMDDMALLTEHILTTLGQKAPRKRMSDAALARLQEHHWPGNVRELMHVLERAVILAGERPEIGAEEIRYRRATR, from the coding sequence ATGTTGGAGCAGGGGGTGCTGGATGGAGCGTCGGTGCGGACGGTGGTGCTGGCGAGTGCGGATGCGGCGCTGCGGCAGCGGCTGCGGAGCTCGTTGACGGACTTGCGCTGGGAGGTATTCGAGGCCGCGGGCGGAGCGGAGGCGATCGCGCGGCTGGAGGCGGTGCGTCCCGAGGCGCTGTTGATGGATAGCTGGCTGCCGGACCTGGAGGCGAGTGAGTTTGCCGGGCAGATACGGATGATGTATCCGGCGGTGGAGCTGATGGGGATCGATGGAGGAATGGAAGGGAGCGCGCGGAGTCCGCGGCGGAACGAGCTGCTGCATGCTTTGCGTGAGGCGCAGGGCGCAGCGATGGCGGACACTGCGGTGTGGAAGGCTGCTCCGGTTGCCGTGCCTTCGGTGGCGCATCGCAGGCCTGTTGTAGATGCTGTCGAGAGGAGCGCGGCAACTTCGGTCGAGGCAGTGCAGTTGCTCCCGGGGATGGTGGGTGCGAGCGAGCTGATGCGTGAGCTTGCGGACCTGATCAAGCTGGTGGCGCCGCGCTCGACGACGGTGCTGATCGAGGGTGAGACGGGGACGGGCAAGGAGGTTGTTGCGAAGGCCGTGCACAAGCTGAGTGAGCGGGTAGGCAAGCCGTTTGTGGTGCTGAACTGCGCGGCGATCCCCGAGGCGCTGCTGGAGGCAGAGCTGTTTGGCCACGCGCGCGGAGCATTCACCGGTGCGGTGCAGTCGCGGACTGGACGCATTGAGGCGGCGCACGGAGGCACACTGTTCCTGGACGAGATCGGCGAGATGCCGCTGGCGTTGCAGGCGAAGATGCTGCGCTTTCTGGAGTACGGCGAGTTGCAGCGCGTGGGGGATAACGAGACGATGCGCGTTAACGTGCGCGTGATAGCAGCGACGCATCAACCGCTTGAGCAGAGAGCCGAGGAGAAGAGCTTCCGGCTGGACCTGTACCACCGGCTGGCGGTCTTTCCGGTGGAGGTCCCGGCGCTTCGTGCGCGCATGGACGATATGGCGCTACTGACTGAGCACATTCTTACGACGCTGGGGCAGAAGGCCCCTCGCAAGAGGATGAGCGATGCCGCGCTGGCGCGATTGCAGGAGCATCACTGGCCGGGAAATGTGCGCGAGCTGATGCATGTGCTGGAGCGCGCGGTGATTCTTGCGGGCGAACGTCCGGAGATCGGGGCCGAGGAGATACGGTATCGGCGGGCGACGCGGTAG
- a CDS encoding HAD hydrolase-like protein encodes MFSVFPRLIVFDLDGTLIDSRQDLCNSVNAMLKHLGKPELPEDVIASYIGDGASMLVRRALGDPEGDAHDEEYLSGALIYFLDYYRAHKLDFTYVYPGVMESLAAIRAARPETLMAVLTNKPVNPSRDICDHFGLSQYFFQNYGGNSFHTKKPDPHGLLTLMEEASAIAGTPVPAKETMMVGDTEVDVLTARAVGARSLGCSFGLAPHRLEAARPDFLVDSAKGWMQVLGISPLPRT; translated from the coding sequence ATGTTTTCTGTTTTTCCCCGCCTGATTGTCTTCGACCTCGATGGTACGTTGATCGATTCGCGGCAGGATCTTTGCAACTCGGTCAATGCCATGCTGAAGCATCTTGGGAAGCCGGAGCTTCCGGAGGACGTGATCGCCAGCTACATCGGCGATGGCGCTTCGATGCTGGTGCGGCGGGCGCTGGGCGATCCCGAGGGAGATGCGCACGACGAGGAATATCTTAGCGGTGCGCTGATCTACTTTCTGGACTACTACCGCGCGCACAAGCTGGACTTTACCTATGTCTACCCGGGCGTGATGGAGTCGCTGGCGGCGATCCGGGCGGCGCGGCCAGAGACGCTGATGGCCGTGCTGACCAACAAGCCAGTGAATCCTTCGCGCGATATCTGCGACCACTTTGGGCTTTCGCAGTATTTCTTTCAGAACTACGGCGGCAACAGCTTTCATACCAAAAAGCCCGACCCGCACGGACTTCTGACGCTGATGGAGGAGGCTTCGGCGATCGCCGGAACCCCGGTCCCAGCGAAGGAGACGATGATGGTGGGCGACACGGAGGTTGACGTTCTGACGGCGCGCGCGGTGGGAGCGCGGTCACTGGGGTGCAGCTTCGGACTGGCTCCGCATCGGCTGGAGGCGGCTAGGCCGGACTTTCTGGTGGACTCGGCGAAGGGATGGATGCAGGTGCTTGGTATATCCCCCCTCCCCCGTACCTGA